One genomic segment of Amycolatopsis sp. WQ 127309 includes these proteins:
- a CDS encoding TetR/AcrR family transcriptional regulator — protein MTQAKERTRERISRSGVDKFTERRAQLAGSALRTLAELGYARTSLREIAQNSEFSHGVLHYYFADKVDLLTHCVRQFEEVCVTRYDEIVARARTAEELKRDFAAAMAATLRADAKMHRLWYDLRNQSLFEESFRADVLEIDRRREEMIWHVVTRYADLAATPVEVPAPVAYALFDGLFQQALLRHLAGAPDVPEELESAVPSVLTRIVAG, from the coding sequence GTGACGCAGGCGAAGGAGCGGACCCGGGAGCGCATCTCCCGCAGCGGGGTGGACAAGTTCACCGAGCGGCGGGCGCAGCTGGCCGGGTCGGCGCTGCGGACGCTGGCCGAGCTCGGTTACGCGCGCACGAGCCTGCGGGAGATCGCCCAGAACTCGGAGTTCTCGCACGGCGTGCTGCACTACTACTTCGCCGACAAGGTGGACCTGCTCACCCACTGCGTCCGCCAGTTCGAGGAAGTCTGCGTCACCCGCTACGACGAGATCGTGGCCCGCGCCCGCACGGCCGAAGAGCTGAAGCGCGACTTCGCGGCGGCGATGGCCGCCACCCTGCGCGCGGACGCGAAGATGCACCGCCTCTGGTACGACCTGCGCAACCAGAGCCTGTTCGAAGAGTCGTTCCGCGCGGACGTCCTCGAGATCGACCGCCGCCGCGAAGAGATGATCTGGCACGTGGTGACGCGCTACGCGGACCTCGCGGCGACCCCGGTGGAGGTCCCGGCCCCGGTCGCGTACGCCCTGTTCGACGGCCTGTTCCAGCAGGCCCTGCTGCGACACCTGGCCGGCGCGCCCGACGTCCCGGAGGAGCTGGAAAGCGCCGTCCCGTCGGTGCTGACCCGAATCGTGGCCGGCTAG
- a CDS encoding ABC transporter ATP-binding protein: MNLPVETIALTKRYGPAAAVAELNLSVRAGEVYGFLGPNGAGKTTTLRMLLGLIRPTAGRVRLFGAEPGPASLARVGALIEGPAFYPYLSGRANLRVLADHAGVPRTRVDAVLDVVALTDRAKDKYATYSLGMKQRLGLAAALLKEPELVVLDEPTNGLDPAGMADMRVTLRKLAADGCTVLLSSHLLAEVELICDRVGVLDHGRLVAETSVPDLRAGGALRVVAGPLDQARAHLGRLLGADRVHADGAALELDVDPGEAGRINAALVGAGLDVSELRWREPDLEQTFLALTGGTPDAA; encoded by the coding sequence GTGAACCTGCCCGTCGAAACGATCGCCCTGACCAAACGCTACGGACCGGCCGCCGCGGTGGCGGAGCTGAACCTGTCGGTGCGCGCCGGTGAGGTGTACGGCTTCCTCGGCCCGAACGGCGCCGGCAAGACGACGACGCTGCGGATGCTGCTCGGCCTGATCCGGCCGACGGCCGGCCGCGTCCGGCTCTTCGGCGCCGAACCGGGCCCGGCCAGCCTCGCCCGCGTCGGCGCGCTCATCGAAGGCCCCGCCTTCTACCCGTACCTGTCGGGCCGGGCGAACCTGCGGGTCCTCGCCGACCACGCCGGCGTCCCGCGCACCCGCGTCGACGCCGTGCTCGACGTCGTCGCCCTCACCGACCGGGCGAAGGACAAGTACGCGACGTACTCGCTCGGCATGAAGCAGCGGCTCGGCCTCGCCGCCGCGCTGCTGAAGGAGCCCGAGCTGGTGGTGCTCGACGAGCCGACCAACGGCCTCGACCCGGCCGGGATGGCCGACATGCGCGTCACGCTGCGCAAGCTCGCCGCGGACGGTTGCACCGTGCTGCTCTCGAGCCACCTGCTGGCCGAGGTCGAGCTGATCTGCGACCGCGTCGGCGTGCTCGACCACGGCCGGCTCGTCGCCGAGACGTCGGTACCGGACCTGCGGGCGGGTGGCGCGCTGCGCGTCGTCGCCGGGCCGCTCGACCAGGCCCGCGCGCACCTCGGCCGGCTGCTAGGCGCGGACCGCGTGCACGCCGACGGCGCCGCGCTCGAGCTCGACGTCGACCCCGGCGAGGCCGGGCGGATCAACGCGGCGCTCGTCGGCGCCGGCCTCGACGTCAGCGAGCTGCGCTGGCGCGAACCCGACCTGGAACAGACGTTCCTCGCCCTGACCGGAGGTACCCCCGATGCCGCGTGA
- a CDS encoding ABC transporter permease — protein MPRDIRAELLKQARRPASWLLLAVAIVLTLTFGYAVPYAGLGGAPAASGPGAGRGLSAMLPDAFVGSALGGLPIFVGALALIFGVLVAGSEYGFGTWKTVLVQNPSRVTVFGAKLVVVTMAALATVLTLFAATAGASALVASLQGQALLWPSASDVLLGLGAGWLVTAMWGALGVLLAIGLRSVALPIGLGLVWLLAVQNLLASVAAPLLTWVAELQKVLPGPNAGALAASFGASAPGVGPIVGSGQATVVLAGYLIGFAVLGGWLLHRRDIA, from the coding sequence ATGCCGCGTGACATCCGAGCCGAGCTCCTGAAGCAGGCGCGCCGGCCGGCGAGCTGGCTGCTGCTGGCCGTCGCCATTGTGCTGACGCTGACCTTCGGCTACGCCGTCCCCTACGCCGGCCTGGGCGGCGCTCCGGCGGCCAGCGGGCCCGGCGCCGGCCGCGGGCTGAGCGCGATGCTGCCGGACGCGTTCGTCGGCAGCGCGCTGGGCGGGCTGCCGATCTTCGTCGGCGCGCTCGCGCTGATCTTCGGCGTGCTCGTCGCGGGCAGCGAATACGGCTTCGGCACGTGGAAGACCGTGCTGGTGCAGAACCCTTCGCGTGTCACGGTCTTCGGCGCGAAGCTGGTCGTCGTGACGATGGCGGCGCTCGCCACGGTGCTCACGCTGTTCGCGGCGACCGCGGGCGCGAGTGCGCTCGTCGCGTCGCTGCAGGGCCAGGCGCTCCTCTGGCCGAGCGCGTCCGACGTCCTGCTGGGCCTCGGCGCCGGCTGGCTGGTGACGGCCATGTGGGGCGCGCTCGGCGTGCTGCTGGCCATCGGCCTGCGCTCGGTCGCGCTGCCGATCGGGCTGGGCCTGGTGTGGCTGCTGGCCGTGCAGAACCTGCTCGCCTCGGTCGCCGCGCCGTTGCTGACGTGGGTCGCCGAGCTGCAGAAGGTGCTGCCGGGGCCGAACGCCGGCGCGCTCGCGGCGTCGTTCGGGGCGAGCGCCCCCGGGGTCGGGCCGATCGTCGGGTCCGGGCAGGCCACCGTGGTGCTCGCGGGGTACCTGATCGGGTTCGCCGTGCTCGGCGGGTGGCTGCTCCACCGGCGTGACATCGCCTGA
- a CDS encoding bifunctional diguanylate cyclase/phosphodiesterase: protein MTVRRYPVAIALVVVTAALIAGNGFAFWGDTFALWIDDAMQLSAGVAAVVCGCLVARRFRGHQRWWRLLIALGMAGWSLGQCVWSWFQLVDGRGLPSPSLADVGYLSFPVFALAALFTLARARIRPDRERWQPAQWTAHFGIAVVLDGLVVTGSLFILTWTAALGQLVRATAPDAGSWAVAIAYPLSDLVIVVVAVLLVVFDRVDRPYRANLLLLAVGIVALACSDSVFAYLVSIGAESMKPWADAGFVLGPMFIAFALLATPNARRRDDAGQSGGVDWWQLALPYIPVTAVALLITAQLVAGAGPDGVEVFVGVLVVFLVLARQLLSVLDNRLLLRRVYEGQQQLTHQAYHDPLTGLANRALFGDRLDRAVADGAEATGDHRPLVLIFVDLDDFKEVNDRFGHAGGDLLLHGVAQRLLSCVRSTDTVARLGGDEFAILLEGEVEAPQAVADRIRGALRRPFSVHGTLVVVRASMGLVVPDPAEPLVTSDVLLGRADTSMYAGKRLGKDTTVVYRPSQDGPPDFPAALRRAAGGVPEGFGLVFQPIVRLADETPVAVEALARWSAPDGTPVSPETFVRAVEGAGLGAELDALVLDLACREITAAGLDLTVHVNVCASRLGAATLEQSVSASLARYGLPADRLVVEITETVPVPDLAAGADAIRRLQALGVRVALDDFGAGYSSLTVLHALPVDLIKLDRALTTGIQPERDAALCRSLVGLCADLDLAVVAEGIETAEQAELITRAGCTTAQGYRFGRPAPLSALNLPERLSGLPQPS, encoded by the coding sequence ATGACAGTGCGGCGGTACCCGGTGGCGATCGCGCTCGTCGTCGTCACGGCGGCGCTGATCGCCGGCAACGGGTTCGCGTTCTGGGGCGACACCTTCGCGTTGTGGATCGACGACGCCATGCAGCTGAGCGCCGGGGTCGCCGCGGTCGTCTGCGGCTGTCTGGTCGCCCGCCGCTTCCGCGGGCACCAGCGCTGGTGGCGGCTGCTGATCGCGCTCGGCATGGCCGGCTGGTCGCTCGGGCAGTGCGTCTGGTCCTGGTTCCAGCTGGTCGACGGCCGGGGCCTGCCGTCGCCGTCGCTGGCCGACGTCGGCTACCTGAGCTTCCCGGTCTTCGCGCTCGCGGCGTTGTTCACGCTGGCCCGGGCGCGGATCCGGCCGGACCGCGAGCGCTGGCAGCCCGCGCAGTGGACCGCGCACTTCGGGATCGCGGTGGTGCTCGACGGCCTGGTCGTCACCGGCTCGCTGTTCATCCTGACCTGGACCGCGGCGCTCGGGCAGCTGGTCCGGGCCACCGCGCCGGACGCGGGCTCGTGGGCCGTGGCCATCGCCTACCCGCTGTCGGACCTGGTCATCGTGGTCGTCGCGGTGCTGCTGGTGGTGTTCGACCGGGTGGACCGGCCCTACCGCGCGAACCTGCTGCTGCTGGCCGTCGGGATCGTCGCGCTCGCCTGCTCCGACAGCGTGTTCGCCTACCTCGTCAGCATCGGCGCCGAGAGCATGAAGCCGTGGGCCGACGCGGGGTTCGTGCTCGGCCCGATGTTCATCGCGTTCGCCCTGCTGGCGACGCCGAACGCGCGCCGGCGCGACGACGCCGGCCAGTCCGGCGGCGTCGACTGGTGGCAGCTGGCGCTGCCGTACATCCCGGTCACGGCCGTGGCGCTGCTGATCACCGCGCAGCTGGTGGCCGGGGCCGGGCCGGACGGCGTCGAGGTGTTCGTCGGCGTGCTCGTGGTGTTCCTCGTGCTCGCCCGGCAGCTGCTTTCCGTGCTGGACAACCGGTTGCTGCTGCGGCGGGTGTACGAGGGCCAGCAGCAGCTGACCCACCAGGCCTACCACGACCCGCTCACCGGGCTGGCCAACCGCGCGTTGTTCGGCGACCGGCTCGACCGGGCCGTCGCCGACGGCGCGGAAGCCACCGGGGACCACCGCCCGCTCGTGCTGATCTTCGTCGACCTCGACGACTTCAAGGAGGTCAACGACCGGTTCGGGCACGCCGGCGGTGACCTCCTGCTGCACGGCGTCGCGCAGCGGCTGCTGAGCTGCGTCCGCTCGACCGACACCGTCGCGCGCCTCGGCGGCGACGAGTTCGCGATCCTGCTCGAAGGCGAGGTCGAGGCGCCGCAGGCGGTCGCGGACCGGATCCGCGGCGCGCTGCGCCGGCCGTTCTCGGTGCACGGCACGCTGGTCGTGGTGCGGGCGAGCATGGGCCTGGTCGTGCCGGACCCGGCCGAGCCGCTGGTCACCTCCGACGTGCTGCTGGGCCGCGCGGACACGTCGATGTACGCGGGCAAGCGCCTCGGCAAGGACACCACCGTGGTCTACCGGCCGTCACAGGACGGCCCGCCGGACTTCCCGGCGGCGCTGCGCCGCGCGGCCGGTGGTGTCCCGGAGGGCTTCGGGCTGGTTTTCCAGCCGATCGTGCGGCTCGCCGACGAGACGCCGGTGGCCGTCGAAGCACTGGCCCGCTGGAGCGCCCCGGACGGCACGCCGGTCTCGCCCGAGACGTTCGTCCGCGCGGTCGAAGGCGCCGGCCTCGGGGCCGAGCTGGACGCGCTGGTGCTGGACCTGGCCTGCCGCGAGATCACCGCGGCCGGGCTGGACCTGACGGTGCACGTCAACGTCTGCGCCAGCCGGCTCGGCGCGGCCACGCTCGAACAGAGCGTCAGCGCGAGCCTGGCCCGGTACGGCCTGCCGGCGGACCGGCTCGTCGTCGAGATCACCGAGACGGTGCCGGTGCCGGACCTCGCGGCCGGCGCCGACGCGATCCGGCGGCTGCAGGCCCTCGGCGTCCGGGTGGCGCTCGACGACTTCGGGGCCGGGTACAGCTCGCTGACCGTGCTGCACGCGCTGCCGGTCGACCTGATCAAGCTGGACCGCGCGCTGACGACGGGCATCCAGCCGGAGCGCGACGCGGCCCTGTGCCGCTCGCTGGTCGGGCTGTGCGCCGACCTCGACCTCGCGGTGGTCGCGGAAGGCATCGAGACGGCCGAGCAGGCCGAGCTGATCACCCGCGCGGGCTGCACGACGGCCCAGGGCTACCGCTTCGGCCGCCCGGCCCCGCTGTCGGCGTTGAACCTGCCGGAACGGCTGAGCGGTCTGCCGCAGCCCTCGTGA
- a CDS encoding cyclase family protein: MPMRRRVLAAGLAGVFGAAVSGRTAQAATATTPPVRLDQLNLVNLSHVNDPAKTNVFPGDPAFSLETIATIPDDGYYLQFVREGEHTGTHWGAPGHFNTGQPLADAMDPADLFRPAVKIDIRAKAAANADYGVTIDDLKAWEKRHGRIPDDAVVVLWTGWDAKWGTPAYPNTGADGVLHQPGFSIPAVKWLIDTGRLGRQGGTGTDTFSPDVGTDETYTVSKLVYQRHRISLEILANLKALPTTGAWVLAGGPINRRGAGSTATIFGVLPPGVHAD, from the coding sequence ATGCCGATGAGACGCAGGGTGCTGGCCGCGGGGCTGGCCGGGGTGTTCGGCGCCGCCGTGTCCGGGCGGACCGCGCAGGCAGCGACGGCGACGACCCCGCCGGTGCGGCTCGACCAGCTGAACCTGGTCAACCTGTCGCACGTCAACGACCCCGCCAAGACCAACGTGTTCCCCGGCGATCCGGCGTTCTCGCTGGAGACCATCGCGACCATCCCGGACGACGGCTACTACCTGCAGTTCGTCCGCGAAGGCGAGCACACGGGCACGCACTGGGGCGCGCCCGGCCACTTCAACACCGGTCAGCCCCTCGCCGACGCGATGGACCCGGCGGATCTATTCCGGCCCGCCGTCAAGATCGACATAAGAGCGAAGGCCGCGGCCAACGCGGACTACGGCGTCACGATCGACGACCTCAAGGCCTGGGAGAAGCGCCACGGCCGGATCCCCGACGACGCCGTCGTCGTGCTCTGGACCGGCTGGGACGCCAAGTGGGGCACCCCGGCCTACCCGAACACCGGCGCCGACGGCGTGCTGCACCAGCCCGGCTTCTCGATCCCGGCGGTGAAGTGGCTGATCGACACCGGACGGCTGGGCCGGCAGGGCGGCACGGGCACCGACACGTTCAGCCCGGACGTCGGCACCGACGAGACGTACACCGTGTCCAAGCTGGTCTACCAGCGCCACCGGATCAGCCTGGAGATCCTGGCGAACCTGAAGGCCTTGCCGACGACGGGCGCGTGGGTGCTGGCGGGCGGCCCGATCAACCGCAGGGGCGCGGGCTCGACGGCGACGATCTTCGGCGTCCTGCCGCCGGGCGTGCACGCGGACTGA
- a CDS encoding DUF5709 domain-containing protein: MDDDIEDNADNGVLDPEDTLLDRDELAEGYSPPEHTRATEDWGTTARETAEGESLDGRLAREVPDLADDADDDGLGDSEDTDGELVDDEVGDVRAGRLVASDEGFGADTDEELYASDAGVDGGAASAEEAAVHVIDPSRRW; this comes from the coding sequence ATGGACGACGACATCGAAGACAACGCCGACAACGGCGTGCTCGACCCCGAGGACACCCTGCTCGACCGCGACGAGCTGGCGGAGGGCTACTCGCCGCCGGAGCACACGCGCGCGACCGAGGATTGGGGCACGACCGCGCGGGAGACGGCGGAGGGCGAAAGCCTCGACGGCCGGCTCGCCCGCGAGGTCCCCGACCTGGCCGACGACGCCGACGATGACGGCCTGGGTGACAGCGAGGACACCGACGGCGAACTGGTCGACGACGAGGTCGGCGACGTCCGCGCGGGCCGGCTGGTCGCTTCGGACGAGGGCTTCGGCGCGGACACCGATGAAGAGCTGTACGCCTCCGACGCGGGCGTCGACGGCGGCGCGGCTTCGGCGGAGGAAGCCGCCGTCCACGTGATCGACCCGTCCCGCCGCTGGTGA
- a CDS encoding LuxR C-terminal-related transcriptional regulator: MLEGLLTPGAGALYDAMVRTGPLPLDDPRAESPEMRELFDQGFVRRDYRDDPVIAPMEPVRAVDHAILGAQQRLVEQQRQIVAARQQLDMLQAVYRAAHGSGGDPGVEVLTDPQRIGSLSLELCLSAREEFLTFTTRHFKRKPDAGTVLRLPDAVTERGVRLRNVYERAALEFDGAKEVVAASVAAGWAMRVAPELPMKMVVADHHSALVPLDPSGMDGALFVRSPTIVAALRMLFELVWSQAVAVDGGGAQPRHGLTPTQAKVLDLLATGMTDGAIARHLDVSERTVRRHVQGLLEALQADNRVAAVFAATRLGWLG, from the coding sequence ATGCTCGAGGGCTTGCTGACGCCCGGCGCGGGCGCGCTGTACGACGCGATGGTGCGCACCGGGCCGTTGCCGCTGGACGATCCGCGGGCCGAGAGCCCGGAGATGCGGGAGCTGTTCGACCAGGGTTTCGTGCGCCGCGACTACCGCGACGACCCGGTGATCGCGCCGATGGAGCCGGTGCGCGCCGTCGACCACGCGATCCTGGGCGCGCAGCAGCGGCTCGTGGAGCAGCAGCGCCAGATCGTCGCGGCGCGCCAGCAGCTGGACATGCTGCAGGCGGTGTACCGCGCGGCGCACGGCAGCGGCGGCGACCCGGGTGTCGAGGTGCTGACGGACCCGCAGCGCATCGGCTCGCTGTCGCTGGAGCTGTGCCTGTCCGCGCGTGAGGAGTTCCTGACCTTCACCACGCGGCACTTCAAGCGGAAACCGGACGCGGGCACGGTGCTGCGGCTGCCGGACGCGGTGACCGAACGCGGGGTGCGGCTGCGCAACGTCTACGAGCGCGCGGCCCTGGAGTTCGACGGCGCCAAGGAGGTCGTGGCGGCCAGCGTCGCGGCCGGGTGGGCCATGCGGGTGGCGCCGGAGCTGCCGATGAAGATGGTCGTCGCCGACCACCACTCCGCGCTGGTCCCGCTCGACCCGAGCGGCATGGACGGCGCGCTGTTCGTCCGCAGCCCGACGATCGTCGCGGCCCTGCGGATGCTGTTCGAGCTGGTCTGGAGCCAGGCGGTCGCGGTGGACGGCGGCGGCGCGCAGCCCCGTCACGGCCTCACCCCGACCCAGGCGAAGGTGCTGGACCTGCTGGCCACCGGCATGACGGACGGCGCGATCGCGCGGCACCTCGACGTCAGCGAGCGCACGGTCCGGCGGCACGTCCAGGGGTTGCTGGAGGCGCTGCAGGCGGACAACCGGGTGGCCGCGGTGTTCGCGGCGACCCGGCTGGGCTGGCTCGGGTGA
- a CDS encoding MerR family transcriptional regulator yields MRIGELSERTGTSRRLLRYYEEQGLIIASRGPNGYRDYDEATVDRVIQVRGLLDAGLPTRIIKQVLPCLDKPRAIYFPDATPEMLATLEAERDRMARRAECLLRNRDAISGYLDAVREYNRA; encoded by the coding sequence ATGCGGATCGGCGAGCTGTCCGAGCGCACCGGCACGTCCCGGCGGCTGCTGCGGTACTACGAGGAGCAGGGCCTCATCATCGCCTCCCGCGGCCCGAACGGCTACCGCGACTACGACGAGGCGACGGTCGACCGCGTGATCCAGGTCCGCGGGCTGCTGGACGCCGGGTTGCCGACGCGGATCATCAAGCAGGTCCTGCCGTGCCTGGACAAACCCCGGGCGATCTACTTCCCGGACGCGACCCCGGAGATGCTGGCCACGCTGGAAGCGGAACGCGACCGCATGGCGCGTCGCGCGGAGTGCCTGCTGCGCAACCGCGACGCGATTTCCGGCTACCTGGACGCGGTCCGCGAGTACAACCGCGCCTGA
- a CDS encoding MFS transporter — protein MRTPALLALTTAAFVTVLTEALPAGVLPGMSAGLRVGESAAGQAVTIYALGTALTAIPLAAATSTWRRKRLLLTGVAGFAVANTVTALSADYALTMVARFVAGVAAGVVWALLAGYARRLAPAGREGKAIAIVMAGIPLALSLGIPAGTFLGGLFGWRSAFGVMSAIAVVLLAWIAVGVPDHPGQARGGRLPVLRTLTVPGVAPVLVVTLVFVLAHTVLYTYVAAFLGHAGLGGSVDVVLLVFGVASLAGIGIVGARIDRALRRLTILSTILVAVAAALLIADRPALIHVAVALWGLGWGGVPTLLQTAAGNAGGEAADNAQAMLVTLWNAAMAAGGVAGGVLLDAAGPTAFPWTLLVLLVPVLAVVLGARRHGFPQPS, from the coding sequence ATGAGGACTCCCGCTCTGCTCGCCCTGACCACCGCCGCCTTCGTCACGGTGCTCACCGAGGCCCTGCCCGCGGGCGTGCTGCCCGGCATGAGCGCCGGCCTGCGCGTCGGCGAGTCCGCGGCCGGGCAGGCCGTGACGATCTACGCGCTCGGCACCGCCCTCACCGCGATCCCGCTGGCCGCGGCGACGTCGACCTGGCGCCGCAAACGTTTGCTGCTCACCGGGGTGGCCGGGTTCGCCGTCGCCAACACCGTGACGGCGCTGTCCGCGGACTACGCGCTGACGATGGTGGCCCGGTTCGTCGCCGGGGTCGCGGCGGGCGTCGTCTGGGCGCTGCTGGCCGGGTACGCGCGACGGCTGGCGCCCGCCGGTCGGGAGGGCAAGGCCATCGCGATCGTGATGGCCGGCATCCCGCTCGCGCTGTCGCTCGGCATCCCGGCCGGGACGTTCCTGGGCGGCCTGTTCGGCTGGCGCTCGGCGTTCGGCGTGATGTCCGCGATCGCCGTCGTGCTGCTGGCCTGGATCGCCGTCGGCGTGCCGGACCACCCGGGGCAGGCCCGCGGCGGCCGGCTGCCGGTGCTGCGCACGCTCACCGTGCCGGGCGTCGCGCCCGTCCTGGTCGTGACGCTCGTGTTCGTGCTGGCGCACACCGTGCTCTACACCTACGTCGCCGCGTTCCTCGGCCACGCCGGGCTGGGCGGTTCGGTGGACGTCGTCCTGCTGGTGTTCGGCGTCGCGTCGCTGGCGGGCATCGGGATCGTCGGCGCCCGGATCGACCGCGCGCTGCGCCGGCTCACGATCCTCAGCACGATCCTGGTCGCCGTGGCCGCCGCGCTCCTGATCGCGGACCGTCCCGCGCTGATCCACGTCGCCGTCGCGCTGTGGGGCCTCGGCTGGGGCGGCGTCCCGACGCTGCTGCAGACCGCCGCCGGCAACGCGGGCGGCGAGGCGGCGGACAACGCGCAGGCCATGCTCGTCACGTTGTGGAACGCCGCGATGGCCGCGGGCGGGGTGGCCGGCGGTGTCCTGCTCGACGCCGCCGGCCCGACGGCGTTCCCGTGGACGCTGCTCGTGCTCCTGGTGCCGGTGCTCGCTGTGGTGCTCGGCGCCCGGCGGCACGGCTTCCCCCAGCCGTCTTGA
- a CDS encoding glycoside hydrolase family 18 protein yields MLRLRKRVPIAVAALALSVASLASPAVAEAGQSHGGQSDGKVMAYFADWDVYARNYHVKDIETSGSAAKLTHINYAFGNVTGGGCAVGDPWADHDMPYDASMSVNGQADSGTLHGSFNQLLQLKKLNPKLKVLWSFGGWTWSSGFTEAAKNPAAFAESCYNLVNDPRWAGVFDGIDIDWEYPNACGLNCDTSGPKAFTGLVKALRAKFGHQLVTAAITADGSKNGKIDANDYAGASRYLDWYNVMTYDYFVAGGSPTGPTAPHSPLRSYPGIPTAGFYADAAIQKLRHQGVPSSKMLLGLGFYGRGWDGVTQKQPGGTATGPVTGTTTGEDGVENYKVLKTTCPANGKVAGTAYAKCGSQWWSYDTPETASAKAGYAKSQGLGGVFAWELSGDTTNAELLRAISSGRC; encoded by the coding sequence GTGCTCCGCTTGAGAAAACGAGTTCCGATCGCCGTCGCCGCGCTGGCTCTGTCCGTCGCGTCCCTCGCCTCGCCGGCGGTCGCCGAGGCCGGTCAGTCCCACGGCGGTCAGTCCGACGGCAAGGTGATGGCCTACTTCGCCGACTGGGACGTCTACGCCCGCAACTACCACGTCAAGGACATCGAGACGTCCGGGTCGGCCGCGAAGCTGACCCACATCAACTACGCCTTCGGCAATGTGACCGGCGGCGGTTGCGCGGTCGGCGACCCCTGGGCCGACCACGACATGCCCTACGACGCGTCGATGAGCGTCAACGGCCAGGCGGACAGCGGTACCCTCCACGGCAGCTTCAACCAGCTCCTGCAGCTGAAGAAGCTGAACCCGAAGCTCAAGGTGCTCTGGTCGTTCGGCGGCTGGACCTGGTCGAGCGGCTTCACCGAGGCGGCCAAGAACCCGGCCGCGTTCGCCGAGTCCTGCTACAACCTGGTCAACGACCCGCGCTGGGCCGGCGTCTTCGACGGCATCGACATCGACTGGGAGTACCCCAACGCCTGCGGCCTGAACTGCGACACCAGCGGGCCGAAGGCGTTCACGGGCCTGGTCAAGGCGTTGCGGGCGAAGTTCGGGCACCAGCTCGTCACGGCCGCGATCACGGCGGACGGCTCGAAGAACGGCAAGATCGACGCGAACGACTACGCCGGGGCGAGCCGCTACCTCGACTGGTACAACGTGATGACCTACGACTACTTCGTCGCCGGCGGCAGCCCGACCGGGCCCACCGCGCCGCACTCGCCGCTGCGGTCCTACCCGGGCATCCCCACTGCCGGGTTCTACGCCGACGCGGCCATCCAGAAGCTGCGCCACCAGGGCGTGCCGTCGTCGAAGATGTTGCTGGGCCTCGGGTTCTACGGCCGCGGCTGGGACGGCGTGACGCAGAAGCAGCCGGGCGGCACGGCCACCGGTCCGGTGACCGGCACGACGACGGGCGAGGACGGCGTCGAGAACTACAAGGTCCTCAAGACGACCTGCCCGGCGAACGGGAAGGTCGCGGGCACCGCGTACGCCAAGTGCGGTTCGCAGTGGTGGAGCTATGACACCCCCGAGACCGCGTCGGCCAAGGCGGGGTACGCGAAGTCGCAGGGCCTCGGCGGGGTGTTCGCCTGGGAGCTGTCGGGTGACACCACCAACGCGGAACTGCTGCGGGCCATCTCGTCCGGCCGCTGCTGA